Proteins from a genomic interval of Gluconacetobacter diazotrophicus PA1 5:
- the kdpF gene encoding K(+)-transporting ATPase subunit F produces the protein MTLDLILGGAVTVGLLAYVLLALVRPERF, from the coding sequence ATGACCCTGGATCTCATTCTTGGCGGCGCGGTGACCGTTGGCCTTCTGGCCTATGTCCTTCTCGCGCTGGTACGGCCGGAAAGGTTCTGA
- the kdpA gene encoding potassium-transporting ATPase subunit KdpA — protein MTIAGWTLIAAFLFATVLLAPVAGNAMTRVMGGARGAIGRFFGPFEAGLYRLAGIDAAREQSWWGYAVAMLVFKLLCFLTVYALLRFQVHLPLNPVGMGTITPDLAYNTAISFMTNTNWQSYAGETTMSYLSQMLALTVQNFTSAAAGIAIAFAVFRGFSRESAKTIGNFWVDLTRITLYVLVPGSVILALFLVWQGVPQTFSNSIAVTTLEGARQTIAVGPVASQEAIKMLGTNGGGFFNTNSAHPFENPTPLTNLVEMLAIFVIGAGLTSAFGRMVNDRRQGWAVFSAMAVLFVVGVAVTYWSEAHANPAFAALGVDPGLGNMEGKETRFGIVASSLFATVTTDASCGAVNAMHESFLPLGGMVPLVNMMLGEVIFGGVGSGMYGFLLFAIVAVFIAGLMVGRTPEYLGKKIEAREIKMTMLGILVPPMLVLTLTAIAIVVSSGTSAMSASGPHGFTEVLYEYTSAAANNGSAFSGLTANSFWNVTLGIAMMIGRFFVIIPSLALAGSLAGKKTVAPSAGTFPTHGGLFIGLVIGVILIVGGLTFLPALALGPIVEHLAMGAGKLY, from the coding sequence ATGACGATCGCTGGCTGGACGCTCATAGCCGCATTCCTGTTCGCGACGGTTTTACTTGCTCCCGTCGCTGGCAATGCCATGACGCGTGTGATGGGCGGAGCCAGGGGAGCCATCGGACGCTTCTTTGGACCGTTTGAGGCAGGCCTCTATCGGCTCGCCGGTATAGATGCGGCTCGCGAGCAAAGCTGGTGGGGCTACGCCGTCGCCATGCTGGTCTTCAAGCTGCTCTGTTTCCTGACTGTTTACGCATTACTGCGCTTTCAGGTGCATCTTCCCCTAAATCCGGTAGGAATGGGCACGATTACACCGGACCTTGCCTACAATACCGCCATCAGTTTCATGACGAACACCAACTGGCAGAGTTACGCCGGCGAGACGACGATGAGTTATCTCAGCCAGATGCTGGCGTTGACGGTGCAGAATTTCACCTCGGCCGCCGCGGGTATCGCGATAGCGTTCGCGGTATTCCGGGGGTTCTCACGGGAGAGCGCGAAGACGATCGGCAATTTCTGGGTCGATCTGACGCGGATCACGCTTTACGTGCTGGTCCCCGGAAGCGTGATCCTGGCCTTGTTCCTCGTCTGGCAGGGCGTGCCGCAGACCTTCTCGAACAGCATTGCGGTCACGACGCTCGAAGGCGCGCGCCAGACCATCGCCGTCGGGCCGGTTGCCTCGCAGGAAGCGATCAAGATGCTGGGAACCAACGGTGGCGGGTTCTTCAACACGAACTCGGCGCATCCGTTCGAGAATCCAACGCCTCTTACGAATCTTGTCGAGATGCTGGCAATTTTCGTGATCGGCGCCGGCCTGACGTCCGCTTTCGGGCGCATGGTGAACGACCGGCGGCAAGGATGGGCGGTATTTTCCGCGATGGCGGTGCTGTTTGTCGTGGGGGTAGCCGTGACCTACTGGTCCGAGGCGCACGCCAACCCCGCATTCGCGGCGCTCGGCGTCGATCCGGGTCTGGGCAACATGGAAGGCAAGGAAACGCGGTTCGGGATCGTGGCGTCCTCGCTTTTCGCCACTGTGACGACTGATGCTTCCTGTGGCGCGGTCAACGCCATGCACGAGAGCTTCCTGCCGCTGGGCGGGATGGTTCCGCTGGTCAATATGATGCTCGGCGAGGTGATCTTTGGAGGGGTCGGCTCGGGAATGTATGGCTTCCTGCTTTTCGCGATCGTCGCCGTCTTCATCGCGGGCCTGATGGTCGGGCGCACGCCGGAATATCTCGGCAAGAAAATCGAGGCGCGCGAGATCAAGATGACCATGCTGGGCATCCTGGTGCCGCCCATGCTGGTTCTCACGCTGACGGCGATCGCAATCGTGGTCTCTTCCGGCACCTCGGCGATGTCGGCCAGCGGGCCGCACGGGTTTACGGAAGTCCTGTACGAATACACCTCGGCTGCCGCCAATAACGGCAGCGCCTTTTCCGGTCTCACGGCGAACAGCTTCTGGAACGTCACGCTCGGGATCGCCATGATGATCGGCCGGTTCTTCGTCATCATTCCGTCGCTGGCTCTGGCCGGCTCGCTTGCCGGCAAGAAGACTGTCGCCCCTTCCGCCGGCACGTTCCCCACGCATGGCGGATTGTTCATTGGCCTCGTGATCGGCGTTATCCTGATCGTCGGTGGCCTGACCTTTTTGCCTGCCCTCGCCCTCGGTCCCATCGTCGAGCATCTCGCGATGGGCGCCGGTAAGCTCTACTGA
- a CDS encoding potassium transporter Kup: MSLTAPAAVQVGKGSAGHDARPAGFAAILGALGVVFGDIGTSPLYALRTTAQVVSDHGTIAASEVLGVESLLFWTLMLIVTVKYVILVMRADYNGEGGIIALMSLAQQTAKRKSVKLLLGMTGVIGACLFFGDGIITPAVSVISAIEGIEVSFPAASHLVVPLSIAVLIGLFSIQFHGTGRIGIIFGPVMVVWFLMIGILGILAIIHHPSILLALSPIYAIMFIAQHGYLSFLALGSVVLAVTGAEALYADMSHFGRRPIREAWLFFVLPCLALNYFGQGALLISDPATISNPFFLLGPQWLQVPMIIISTIATVIASQACISGGFSLCRQLIQLGYVPRMRIMHTNPTEESQIYLPGLNHSLMVGALLLVIAFRSSEALASAYGIAVTGTFLCTCILAAVVYRDRYKWSPWATIAVFGGFFIIDGIFFASNTLKIIEGGWVPVLLAAVLILMMFTWKKGRSLVLARQQHDAMPVAAFMARLPHSRSIIRVPGTGVFMTANPEFIPTSLLHNLKHNKVLHEHVILLTVKNLDLPQVMTDQRAEVAEVAPNIYRVTLRYGFMEMPNLPSALAQLQFESTGFDVSQASYFVSRELLVRSQPSHISRWRMALFLLMTKNATPITDFLRIPLDRVVELGVRIGI; encoded by the coding sequence GTGTCTTTAACAGCACCGGCCGCCGTTCAGGTCGGAAAGGGGTCAGCGGGACATGATGCTCGTCCTGCCGGCTTTGCCGCAATATTAGGCGCGCTCGGGGTCGTGTTTGGCGATATCGGCACCAGTCCGCTTTATGCGTTGCGCACGACTGCCCAGGTCGTATCGGATCATGGAACCATCGCCGCGAGCGAGGTGCTGGGGGTCGAAAGCCTCCTGTTCTGGACGCTGATGCTGATTGTGACGGTAAAATATGTCATTCTCGTCATGCGCGCAGACTATAATGGCGAGGGTGGCATTATCGCCCTGATGTCTCTGGCGCAGCAGACCGCGAAGCGTAAATCCGTCAAGCTTCTTCTCGGCATGACCGGTGTCATAGGAGCCTGCCTGTTCTTTGGCGATGGCATCATTACACCAGCAGTTTCGGTCATCTCGGCAATCGAGGGCATCGAGGTTTCCTTTCCGGCCGCGAGCCATCTTGTGGTTCCGTTATCAATTGCCGTTCTGATCGGACTGTTCTCGATCCAGTTTCATGGCACGGGAAGGATTGGCATCATCTTTGGTCCGGTGATGGTGGTCTGGTTTCTGATGATCGGGATTTTGGGTATTCTGGCGATCATTCATCATCCTAGCATTTTGCTCGCACTTTCTCCCATCTATGCAATCATGTTCATCGCCCAACATGGTTATCTGTCGTTCCTGGCCCTTGGTTCCGTAGTCCTGGCCGTGACCGGTGCCGAAGCCCTTTATGCCGATATGAGCCATTTTGGGCGCAGGCCAATTCGTGAAGCATGGTTATTTTTTGTCCTTCCCTGTCTGGCACTCAATTATTTCGGTCAGGGGGCATTGCTGATCTCTGATCCGGCAACGATCTCCAATCCGTTCTTTCTGCTGGGACCGCAATGGCTCCAGGTCCCCATGATCATCATATCGACAATTGCAACTGTCATCGCCAGCCAGGCGTGCATATCCGGGGGGTTCTCCTTGTGCCGGCAATTGATCCAACTCGGTTATGTGCCACGCATGCGAATCATGCATACAAACCCAACGGAAGAGAGCCAGATATACCTGCCCGGTCTCAACCATTCGCTCATGGTGGGCGCGTTGCTTCTGGTCATCGCGTTCCGTAGTTCCGAAGCTCTGGCGTCTGCCTATGGCATCGCCGTGACCGGCACATTCCTTTGCACCTGCATTCTGGCGGCAGTTGTTTATCGGGATCGGTACAAATGGTCTCCCTGGGCGACCATCGCCGTGTTTGGCGGTTTTTTTATCATAGACGGAATTTTCTTCGCCTCGAACACATTGAAAATCATTGAGGGCGGATGGGTACCAGTCCTGCTTGCAGCGGTGCTTATCCTGATGATGTTCACGTGGAAAAAAGGACGAAGTCTCGTTCTTGCGCGGCAACAGCATGACGCTATGCCCGTAGCGGCATTCATGGCACGCCTCCCTCATTCCCGAAGCATCATCCGCGTGCCAGGGACAGGCGTGTTCATGACCGCAAATCCTGAATTTATTCCTACATCTCTTCTTCATAATCTCAAGCACAACAAGGTACTGCATGAGCATGTCATTCTTCTGACGGTAAAAAATCTCGATCTTCCGCAGGTGATGACTGATCAGCGCGCGGAAGTCGCGGAGGTCGCGCCTAATATTTATCGCGTCACTCTTCGTTACGGCTTCATGGAAATGCCCAACCTGCCGTCCGCGCTGGCGCAACTACAATTTGAGAGTACCGGTTTCGACGTTTCGCAGGCTTCCTACTTCGTCTCTCGCGAATTGCTTGTTCGTTCGCAGCCGTCCCATATCTCGCGTTGGCGCATGGCGCTCTTTCTTCTTATGACAAAAAACGCAACGCCTATTACCGACTTCCTGCGCATTCCACTCGATCGAGTTGTCGAACTTGGCGTCCGTATCGGGATCTGA
- a CDS encoding outer membrane beta-barrel protein, translating to MTLPCPSETRANPAIVRRLGFAAMTFLATSHWTIPRAFADDLGSWAKTITYGAQIEGGINANPARPDNGVNFGQFFGDRANQPQLDQILLTVNRTVDTTAHDYQIGFFLQGMYGSDARYFQIAGITSSAISSRYQFILPQAHLDLHLPWLTRHGLDMQAGILTSPMGVESYDPSLRPFYTLSYTTQYSTTFEHVGAMFQWHVDDHFSALFGVDTGNQVSFGGGDNNHAAAGYFGVNGSGLLGGKFSFTYLGRVGPEDAIRALGKQANSAQRFWNDLNGTYKINDKLSVTAEFNYMHDDGLRADAYSFVSYVSYQVTPSLTLNYRGEIYRDNTGLFVTSFLGDTSYVRATLGKSAYTQSAPPTTYGALTLGANWHPTLGHHVKLFEIRPEIRFDRSLNGTTPFNDLRNTGQFTFGADAVLGF from the coding sequence ATGACGCTTCCGTGCCCGTCTGAAACCAGGGCAAACCCCGCCATAGTGCGCCGGCTCGGCTTCGCCGCGATGACGTTCCTGGCAACCTCTCACTGGACCATACCTCGCGCCTTTGCGGACGATCTCGGAAGCTGGGCGAAGACCATCACCTACGGCGCGCAGATCGAAGGGGGAATCAACGCCAATCCCGCCCGGCCCGATAACGGCGTCAATTTCGGCCAGTTCTTCGGCGACCGTGCCAATCAACCGCAGCTCGACCAGATTCTTCTGACCGTCAACCGCACTGTCGATACGACCGCGCATGACTATCAGATCGGCTTCTTCCTTCAGGGCATGTACGGCTCGGATGCGCGCTATTTCCAGATCGCCGGGATTACTTCGAGCGCGATTTCCAGCCGCTACCAGTTCATCCTCCCCCAGGCGCATCTCGACCTGCACCTGCCCTGGCTGACCCGGCACGGGCTGGATATGCAAGCGGGTATCCTCACCTCTCCGATGGGTGTGGAGTCCTATGACCCCTCCCTGAGGCCCTTCTACACGCTGTCCTACACAACCCAGTATTCCACCACCTTCGAGCATGTCGGCGCGATGTTCCAATGGCATGTGGATGACCATTTCAGCGCGCTTTTCGGTGTGGATACTGGCAATCAGGTCTCGTTTGGCGGCGGCGACAACAATCACGCGGCAGCCGGCTATTTCGGCGTCAACGGCAGCGGCCTGCTGGGCGGGAAATTCTCCTTCACCTATCTCGGTCGCGTCGGCCCGGAAGACGCCATCCGGGCGCTAGGCAAGCAGGCCAATTCCGCCCAGCGGTTCTGGAATGACCTGAACGGAACTTATAAGATCAACGACAAGCTCTCCGTAACGGCCGAGTTCAACTACATGCATGACGACGGCCTGCGCGCGGATGCCTACAGTTTCGTCAGCTATGTCAGCTATCAGGTCACACCAAGCCTGACACTGAACTATCGCGGCGAAATCTATCGCGACAATACGGGTCTGTTCGTCACCTCGTTCTTGGGCGACACCTCCTATGTCCGGGCCACATTGGGCAAGAGTGCCTATACCCAGTCCGCCCCGCCCACCACCTATGGCGCGCTCACGCTCGGCGCGAACTGGCATCCCACCCTCGGACATCACGTCAAGCTGTTCGAGATTCGCCCGGAAATACGCTTCGATCGCTCCCTCAATGGCACGACGCCCTTCAACGACCTGCGCAACACAGGGCAGTTCACCTTCGGCGCGGACGCAGTGCTCGGCTTTTGA